In Lacerta agilis isolate rLacAgi1 chromosome 8, rLacAgi1.pri, whole genome shotgun sequence, one genomic interval encodes:
- the RLF gene encoding zinc finger protein Rlf isoform X2 has product MWSAAAGSRDSLPTRGGAGCRWRTPRLTRPCSQRCPGWPPASALGSGSCRRSSESRGWTRARRAPIAGTSVRSCFELLLSVPESEEQSEPLLRLFQSIQDSHNALRKFGDNSLETLADISKEGVWKNPVLLNIISQQPVEAEEVNKLIKQEGPIFMQMRIKYLMKTNRLRQAASLSKLCKESTEISDTLPFLQAYITCLCSMLPTEESIKEIAKVDCKEVLDMICNLEAEGQDSTAFILCTTYLTQQLQNGNVYCSWELTLFWSKLQKRIDPSLDSFLERCRQFGIIARTLQHLFFLIRVIQAEAEEAGLIVSVLLCVRALQLRSNENDDMKTSVCKTIACLLPEDLEVRRACQLTEYLLEPSEERYSLLEELYLQPDQKLDEENAAVPNSLRCELLLALKAYWPFDPEFWDWKTLKRHCLKLLGKEVSESEDDLSCNEMLFNETELLDGLLSDCEDNNFEGQDIISQPKERVRVKKPIGSSERYQRWLQYKFFCVICKRECIEARILHHSKMHMEDGIYTCPVCIKKFKRKDVFVTHVMEHVKMPPSRKYRSKKKLLLKKERLAKSSLARIASVGLGENQPLKITQCEQPRFNTQDYVTFSKLENCHLQDRDLYPCPGTDCSKVFKQFKYLSVHLKAEHQNNDQNAMHYLDMKNRREKCSYCRRHFVSAFHLQEHEQVHSGPQPYMCVSVGCYARFGSVNELLHHKQQHDDLRYKCELSGCNIVFSDLGQLYHHEAQHFRDASYACNFSGCKKFYYSKTEFTNHLSMHISNGEIKEMQIKHEENVSGDSLTCLSDLEVFEQKGPSDLHESLNLPSGSTNSEGIQQVKQEPTNSEETQQVKQEAISDGEVDGKSNGSLGSNIASLAGETQLTPLTEAVDCGQSVPGSDLPREKVFLPSNLKERYSNVAVYFDGKRFTCGFEDCGSTYKNSKGMQKHLRRAHPYHFKPRRKLGLKTTQYSDSHNTDGDISPELIHHSCRNTDSPGIIDCNTSSNSKSYLNEELYPSSPETSYFEASKVSSSEDAMLELLLGLKHLSLKNSSHSSRLSQSLNSEDESTSDYFPEEQQGKLPKQYLTQLAAKPFFCERQGCTCEFVTREALLTHYVRKHNYSKETVLQLNMFQHRYSPFKCHICQRSFTRKTHLRVHYRNKHKLGNMTATQKLLGNESFDDLDESAEDILNDTMGSMSDCYANTEEELDDQANLAEEEQCHPKKDELSSETDMESSEEAESCVTGKQTKLSALESHRKGLEAREGRGSKRTVAKGNLCYILHKYHKPFHCIHKNCNSAFTNQKGLIRHYRTVHQYNKEQLCLEKDKARTKRELAKCKKIFVCKYKSCSKRFLCSKSLAKHCSDFHGLEHVEDSKVLSETESVRFPCHHPQCPAAFYSFHKLKHHLMEEHAKEEEINKEIEIHCDLNGCNRVFTTYSRYSQHVYFRHSDYDGVLEAAKEKPAHLKDGQEQRCLKDKCLGHGESEKKKRIHDKSDKNNKSKGKQLYNFRTREEALQMCRDNCNQTQYPCMVRGCPSVVKLESSIVRHYKRTHQMASIYIEQQYEKLVLCVECGTVINDPCLEESQGSNKEANSDSKQEVTVHSAYQHENEGHLVLNSDCNHDDKSSKNGSSCGSDKAQEAGVSLYTGTLKHIHNPKTRCFVECSRLESPRYKTDNLPGSDGRENPSHCVRSGVQLPREKDVNDWQRASAQQNIKKPPPLSATKDKMQKQSAPKPFDLKSFKPMGFESSFLKFIQESEERDDDDDSEDEWEPAGRYELGVVVQKEKDFKRDDTRGKAAYETVPATAVSKKNSGSRAHGQLRGMQPLLSTDSPSIPSIENLRAILDKALTKCGDNALKQLHYLRPVVVIERRTLSSPLIDFFPTKKTDHLCVESS; this is encoded by the exons tcAACAAACTGATTAAACAAGAAGGACCAATCTTTATGCAGATgcgaataaaatatttgatgaaaACAAACCGCCTTCGGCAAGCTGCTTCCTTGTCCAAACTGTGCAAAGAGTCCACGGAAATTTCAGATACATTGCCGTTTCTCCAAGCTTACATCACATGCTTGTGTTCCATGCTTCCAACTGAAGAATCTATCAAAGAG attGCAAAGGTGGACTGCAAAGAGGTCCTGGATATGATATGTAATCTGGAAGCTGAAGGTCAAGATAGTACTGCATTCATTCTTTGTACAACATACCTCACTCAGCAGCTTCAAAATGGAAATGTGTACTGCTCTTG GGAACTGACTTTATTTTGGagcaaactacaaaaaagaattGACCCATCTTTAGATTCCTTTCTGGAGCGCTGCCGGCAGTTTGGCATCATTGCTAGGACATTGCAACACTTGTTCTTCCTAATTAGAGTCATACAAGCTGAA GCAGAAGAAGCAGGCCTTATTGTGTCTGTTTTGTTATGTGTGAGAGCCCTGCAGCTCCGATCAAATGAAAATGATGACATGAAGACCTCTGTATGCAAAACAATTGCATGCCTTCTGCCGGAAGACCTCGAAGTAAGAAGAGCATGCCAGCTCACTGAATACTTACTTGAGCCAAGCGAGGAAAGATACAGTCTACTAGAAGAGCTCTACCTGCAGCCAGATCAAAAATTGGATGAAGAAAATGCAGCAGTTCCAAATTCCCTCCGTTGTGAGCTACTGTTGGCTTTAAAGGCGTATTGGCCATTTGATCCAGAATTTTGGGACTGGAAAACTCTGAAGCGACACTGTCTCAAATTGTTAGGAAAAGAAGTTTCTGAGTCAGAGGATGATCTGAGCTGCAATGAGATGTTGTTCAATGAAACTGAACTGTTGGATGGTCTCCTAAGTGATTGCGAAGATAATAATTTTGAAGGTCAAGATATAATAAGTCAGCctaaagagagagtgagagttaAAAAGCCCATTGGGTCCTCAGAAAGGTACCAGAGGTGGCTTCAGTACAAatttttctgtgttatttgcaaaAGGGAATGTATAGAGGCCAGAATACTTCACCATTCTAAGATGCATATGGAAGATGGCATTTATACATGTCCAGTGTGTATAAAAAAGTTCAAGAGGAAGGATGTCTTTGTGACGCATGTGATGGAACATGTAAAAATGCCTCCTAGTAGAAAATACCGTAGTAAGAAGAAGTTGCTGTTGAAGAAAGAGAGGCTGGCAAAGAGCAGTCTAGCCAGAATTGCTTCTGTAGGCCTTGGAGAAAACCAGCCACTCAAAATAACACAATGTGAACAACCCAGATTCAACACGCAGGATTATGTCACGTTTAGTAAGCTAGAAAACTGCCACTTGCAGGACAGGGACCTGTACCCATGCCCAGGCACGGATTGCTCCAAAGTGTTTAAGCAATTCAAGTACTTAAGTGTTCACTTGAAAGCAGAACACCAAAACAATGATCAAAATGCAATGCACTACTTGGACATGAAAAACAGGCGTGAGAAGTGTTCATATTGCAGGCGGCATTTTGTTTCGGCATTCCATCTACAGGAGCATGAACAAGTGCACAGTGGCCCTCAGCCGTACATGTGTGTGTCAGTGGGCTGCTATGCTAGGTTTGGATCAGTGAATGAGCTGCTCCATCACAAGCAACAGCACGACGATCTGCGTTATAAATGTGAGCTCAGTGGTTGTAACATTGTTTTCAGTGACTTGGGGCAGCTCTACCACCACGAAGCCCAGCATTTTAGGGATGCTTCTTACGCATGCAACTTTAGTGGCTGTAAAAAATTCTACTATTCCAAAACTGAGTTTACAAATCACCTGTCGATGCATATTTCAAATGGTGAAATAAAGGAGATGCAGATTAAGCATGAGGAAAATGTTTCTGGGGACAGTCTTACTTGCCTTTCAGATTTGGAAGTGTTTGAACAAAAAGGTCCTTCTGATCTTCATGAGAGTCTTAATTTGCCTTCAGGATCTACAAATTCAGAGGGAATCCAACAGGTTAAACAAGAACCTACAAATTCAGAGGAAACCCAGCAAGTTAAACAAGAAGCTATATCTGATGGAGAGGTGGATGGCAAAAGTAATGGCAGTTTAGGTAGCAATATTGCATCCCTAGCCGGTGAGACACAGTTGACACCTTTGACTGAAGCAGTAGACTGTGGCCAGTCAGTTCCTGGGAGTGATTTACCCCGTGAGAAAGTCTTCCTTCCATCCAATTTAAAAGAGCGGTATTCAAATGTGGCTGTATATTTTGATGGGAAAAGATTTACTTGTGGCTTTGAAGACTGTGGATCAACGTACAAAAATTCAAAGGGCATGCAAAAACATCTTCGAAGGGCTCATCCTTACCATTTCAAACCTAGGAGGAAGCTAGGTCTGAAAACTACTCAGTACAGTGACAGTCATAATACTGATGGAGATATTAGTCCAGAGCTCATACATCATTCATGTAGAAATACAGACTCTCCAGGCATTATAGATTGTAATACAAGTTCTAATAGCAAAAGCTATTTAAATGAAGAACTGTATCCTTCTTCCCCAGAAACTTCCTATTTTGAAGCTTCAAAAGTGTCCAGTTCAGAAGATGCAATGTTGGAACTTCTCCTGGGCTTGAAGCATTTAAGTTTAAAAAATTCCAGTCATTCTTCCAGATTGTCACAGTCTCTAAACTCTGAAGATGAATCTACCTCAGACTATTTCCCTGAAGAGCAGCAAGGCAAACTACCAAAACAATACCTTACCCAATTGGCAGCCAAGCCATTTTTCTGTGAGCGTCAAGGTTGCACATGTGAATTTGTGACCAGGGAAGCGTTATTGACGCATTATGTTAGAAAACACAATTATTCAAAGGAGACGGTGCTTCAGTTGAACATGTTTCAACATCGGtattccccttttaaatgtcATATTTGCCAAAGATCATTTACGAGAAAAACACATCTTAGAGTCCATTATAGAAACAAACATAAACTTGGCAATATGACAGCAACTCAGAAATTACTTGGTAATGAGAGTTTTGACGATCTGGATGAGAGTGCTGAGGATATACTGAATGATACCATGGGTTCAATGTCTGATTGCTATGCCAATACAGAGGAAGAACTTGATGACCAAGCTAATCTGGCTGAAGAAGAGCAGTGTCATCCAAAGAAAGATGAGCTTAGTTCTGAAACAGATATGGAGTCTAGTGAAGAAGCAGAAAGCTGTGTAACTGGCAAGCAGACGAAACTGTCTGCTCTGGAAAGCCACCGGAAAGGACTAGAagcaagagaggggaggggaagtaaAAGAACAGTTGCCAAAGGAAATTTATGCTACATATTGCATAAATACCACAAGCCGTTCCATTGTATTCATAAAAATTGCAATTCTGCATTTACTAATCAGAAAGGTTTGATTCGGCACTACAGAACGGTGCATCAGTATAACAAAGAGCAGCTCTGCCTAGAAAAAGACAAAGCGAGAACAAAGAGGGAACTTgccaaatgtaaaaaaatatttgtttgcaAATATAAGTCATGCAGCAAACGCTTCTTGTGTTCTAAATCGCTTGCTAAGCATTGCAGTGACTTTCATGGCCTGGAGCATGTAGAGGATTCCAAAGTGCTTTCTGAAACAGAGTCAGTGAGATTTCCTTGTCACCATCCTCAGTGTCCTGCTGCATTTTATTCCTTCCACAAACTGAAGCATCACCTGATGGAAGAGCATGCTAAggaagaggaaataaataaagagattGAAATTCATTGTGACCTTAATGGTTGCAACCGAGTTTTCACAACTTACAGCCGCTATTCTCAACATGTATATTTTCGACACAGTGATTATGATGGGGTCTTGGAAGCTGCCAAAGAAAAACCGGCCCACCTTAAAGATGGACAGGAGCAAAGGTGCTTGAAAGATAAGTGTCTCGGGCATGGAGAGAGCGAGAAAAAGAAACGGATCCATGACAAATCTGATAAGAATaataaaagcaaaggaaagcaGTTATATAACTTCAGAACAAGGGAGGAAGCCCTGCAAATGTGCAGAGACAACTGCAATCAAACACAGTATCCTTGCATGGTTCGGGGGTGTCCCTCTGTAGTAAAACTGGAAAGCAGTATTGTGAGACACTATAAGCGTACCCATCAGATGGCCAGTATTTATATAGAACAACAGTATGAGAAGCTTGTACTATGTGTCGAATGTGGTACTGTGATAAATGACCCCTGCTTGGAAGAAAGTCAGGGTTCAAATAAAGAGGCAAACAGTGACTCTAAGCAGGAAGTTACAGTGCACTCTGCATATCAGCACGAAAATGAAGGGCATCTTGTTCTAAACTCGGACTGCAATCATGATGATAAAAGCAGTAAAAACGGCAGCTCTTGTGGGAGTGACAAGGCCCAGGAGGCTGGTGTCTCTTTGTATACAGGCACTTTAAAACATATCCACAATCCAAAAACCAGGTGTTTTGTAGAATGTAGTCGATTGGAGTCACCTCGGTATAAAACAGACAACTTGCCTGGAAGTGATGGAAGAGAAAATCCCTCCCACTGTGTGAGGTCAGGTGTACAGTTACCAAGGGAGAAAGATGTAAACGACTGGCAGCGTGCATCAGCacagcagaacattaaaaagccccctcccctttctgctACAAAAGATAAAATGCAGAAGCAATCTGCGCCAAAGCCGTTTGATTTAAAGTCCTTCAAACCAATGGGGTTTGAGTCTTCGTTTTTAAAATTCATTCAAGAAAGTGAGGAACGAGATGACGATGATGACTCTGAGGATGAATGGGAGCCGGCTGGCCGATATGAATTGGGTGTGGTGGTACAAAAAGAGAAAGACTTCAAAAGGGATGACACACGGGGCAAGGCTGCATATGAAACTGTCCCGGCAACAGCTGTGTCCAAGAAGAACAGTGGCTCCAGAGCTCATGGGCAGCTGAGAGGGATGCAGCCTCTCTTATCCACGGACTCTCCCTCGATCCCTTCCATTGAAAACCTGAGGGCCATATTGGACAAGGCGTTAACAAAGTGTGGGGACAATGCCTTAAAACAACTTCATTATTTGCGACCAGTAGTTGTTATTGAAAGACGTACGTTATCCTCGCCCCTCATAGACTTTTTCCCAACAAAAAAAACAGATCACCTTTGTGTGGAAAGTTCATAA
- the RLF gene encoding zinc finger protein Rlf isoform X1: MADAEADAALQPEMPRLAAGLSSRLRQLQAELREQGVDEGSSGAYCRDFCQTLLQYADNPGASEHVLPFLEVYQVAIQSFANARPYLTTECEEVLLVIGRLVLSCFELLLSVPESEEQSEPLLRLFQSIQDSHNALRKFGDNSLETLADISKEGVWKNPVLLNIISQQPVEAEEVNKLIKQEGPIFMQMRIKYLMKTNRLRQAASLSKLCKESTEISDTLPFLQAYITCLCSMLPTEESIKEIAKVDCKEVLDMICNLEAEGQDSTAFILCTTYLTQQLQNGNVYCSWELTLFWSKLQKRIDPSLDSFLERCRQFGIIARTLQHLFFLIRVIQAEAEEAGLIVSVLLCVRALQLRSNENDDMKTSVCKTIACLLPEDLEVRRACQLTEYLLEPSEERYSLLEELYLQPDQKLDEENAAVPNSLRCELLLALKAYWPFDPEFWDWKTLKRHCLKLLGKEVSESEDDLSCNEMLFNETELLDGLLSDCEDNNFEGQDIISQPKERVRVKKPIGSSERYQRWLQYKFFCVICKRECIEARILHHSKMHMEDGIYTCPVCIKKFKRKDVFVTHVMEHVKMPPSRKYRSKKKLLLKKERLAKSSLARIASVGLGENQPLKITQCEQPRFNTQDYVTFSKLENCHLQDRDLYPCPGTDCSKVFKQFKYLSVHLKAEHQNNDQNAMHYLDMKNRREKCSYCRRHFVSAFHLQEHEQVHSGPQPYMCVSVGCYARFGSVNELLHHKQQHDDLRYKCELSGCNIVFSDLGQLYHHEAQHFRDASYACNFSGCKKFYYSKTEFTNHLSMHISNGEIKEMQIKHEENVSGDSLTCLSDLEVFEQKGPSDLHESLNLPSGSTNSEGIQQVKQEPTNSEETQQVKQEAISDGEVDGKSNGSLGSNIASLAGETQLTPLTEAVDCGQSVPGSDLPREKVFLPSNLKERYSNVAVYFDGKRFTCGFEDCGSTYKNSKGMQKHLRRAHPYHFKPRRKLGLKTTQYSDSHNTDGDISPELIHHSCRNTDSPGIIDCNTSSNSKSYLNEELYPSSPETSYFEASKVSSSEDAMLELLLGLKHLSLKNSSHSSRLSQSLNSEDESTSDYFPEEQQGKLPKQYLTQLAAKPFFCERQGCTCEFVTREALLTHYVRKHNYSKETVLQLNMFQHRYSPFKCHICQRSFTRKTHLRVHYRNKHKLGNMTATQKLLGNESFDDLDESAEDILNDTMGSMSDCYANTEEELDDQANLAEEEQCHPKKDELSSETDMESSEEAESCVTGKQTKLSALESHRKGLEAREGRGSKRTVAKGNLCYILHKYHKPFHCIHKNCNSAFTNQKGLIRHYRTVHQYNKEQLCLEKDKARTKRELAKCKKIFVCKYKSCSKRFLCSKSLAKHCSDFHGLEHVEDSKVLSETESVRFPCHHPQCPAAFYSFHKLKHHLMEEHAKEEEINKEIEIHCDLNGCNRVFTTYSRYSQHVYFRHSDYDGVLEAAKEKPAHLKDGQEQRCLKDKCLGHGESEKKKRIHDKSDKNNKSKGKQLYNFRTREEALQMCRDNCNQTQYPCMVRGCPSVVKLESSIVRHYKRTHQMASIYIEQQYEKLVLCVECGTVINDPCLEESQGSNKEANSDSKQEVTVHSAYQHENEGHLVLNSDCNHDDKSSKNGSSCGSDKAQEAGVSLYTGTLKHIHNPKTRCFVECSRLESPRYKTDNLPGSDGRENPSHCVRSGVQLPREKDVNDWQRASAQQNIKKPPPLSATKDKMQKQSAPKPFDLKSFKPMGFESSFLKFIQESEERDDDDDSEDEWEPAGRYELGVVVQKEKDFKRDDTRGKAAYETVPATAVSKKNSGSRAHGQLRGMQPLLSTDSPSIPSIENLRAILDKALTKCGDNALKQLHYLRPVVVIERRTLSSPLIDFFPTKKTDHLCVESS; the protein is encoded by the exons tcAACAAACTGATTAAACAAGAAGGACCAATCTTTATGCAGATgcgaataaaatatttgatgaaaACAAACCGCCTTCGGCAAGCTGCTTCCTTGTCCAAACTGTGCAAAGAGTCCACGGAAATTTCAGATACATTGCCGTTTCTCCAAGCTTACATCACATGCTTGTGTTCCATGCTTCCAACTGAAGAATCTATCAAAGAG attGCAAAGGTGGACTGCAAAGAGGTCCTGGATATGATATGTAATCTGGAAGCTGAAGGTCAAGATAGTACTGCATTCATTCTTTGTACAACATACCTCACTCAGCAGCTTCAAAATGGAAATGTGTACTGCTCTTG GGAACTGACTTTATTTTGGagcaaactacaaaaaagaattGACCCATCTTTAGATTCCTTTCTGGAGCGCTGCCGGCAGTTTGGCATCATTGCTAGGACATTGCAACACTTGTTCTTCCTAATTAGAGTCATACAAGCTGAA GCAGAAGAAGCAGGCCTTATTGTGTCTGTTTTGTTATGTGTGAGAGCCCTGCAGCTCCGATCAAATGAAAATGATGACATGAAGACCTCTGTATGCAAAACAATTGCATGCCTTCTGCCGGAAGACCTCGAAGTAAGAAGAGCATGCCAGCTCACTGAATACTTACTTGAGCCAAGCGAGGAAAGATACAGTCTACTAGAAGAGCTCTACCTGCAGCCAGATCAAAAATTGGATGAAGAAAATGCAGCAGTTCCAAATTCCCTCCGTTGTGAGCTACTGTTGGCTTTAAAGGCGTATTGGCCATTTGATCCAGAATTTTGGGACTGGAAAACTCTGAAGCGACACTGTCTCAAATTGTTAGGAAAAGAAGTTTCTGAGTCAGAGGATGATCTGAGCTGCAATGAGATGTTGTTCAATGAAACTGAACTGTTGGATGGTCTCCTAAGTGATTGCGAAGATAATAATTTTGAAGGTCAAGATATAATAAGTCAGCctaaagagagagtgagagttaAAAAGCCCATTGGGTCCTCAGAAAGGTACCAGAGGTGGCTTCAGTACAAatttttctgtgttatttgcaaaAGGGAATGTATAGAGGCCAGAATACTTCACCATTCTAAGATGCATATGGAAGATGGCATTTATACATGTCCAGTGTGTATAAAAAAGTTCAAGAGGAAGGATGTCTTTGTGACGCATGTGATGGAACATGTAAAAATGCCTCCTAGTAGAAAATACCGTAGTAAGAAGAAGTTGCTGTTGAAGAAAGAGAGGCTGGCAAAGAGCAGTCTAGCCAGAATTGCTTCTGTAGGCCTTGGAGAAAACCAGCCACTCAAAATAACACAATGTGAACAACCCAGATTCAACACGCAGGATTATGTCACGTTTAGTAAGCTAGAAAACTGCCACTTGCAGGACAGGGACCTGTACCCATGCCCAGGCACGGATTGCTCCAAAGTGTTTAAGCAATTCAAGTACTTAAGTGTTCACTTGAAAGCAGAACACCAAAACAATGATCAAAATGCAATGCACTACTTGGACATGAAAAACAGGCGTGAGAAGTGTTCATATTGCAGGCGGCATTTTGTTTCGGCATTCCATCTACAGGAGCATGAACAAGTGCACAGTGGCCCTCAGCCGTACATGTGTGTGTCAGTGGGCTGCTATGCTAGGTTTGGATCAGTGAATGAGCTGCTCCATCACAAGCAACAGCACGACGATCTGCGTTATAAATGTGAGCTCAGTGGTTGTAACATTGTTTTCAGTGACTTGGGGCAGCTCTACCACCACGAAGCCCAGCATTTTAGGGATGCTTCTTACGCATGCAACTTTAGTGGCTGTAAAAAATTCTACTATTCCAAAACTGAGTTTACAAATCACCTGTCGATGCATATTTCAAATGGTGAAATAAAGGAGATGCAGATTAAGCATGAGGAAAATGTTTCTGGGGACAGTCTTACTTGCCTTTCAGATTTGGAAGTGTTTGAACAAAAAGGTCCTTCTGATCTTCATGAGAGTCTTAATTTGCCTTCAGGATCTACAAATTCAGAGGGAATCCAACAGGTTAAACAAGAACCTACAAATTCAGAGGAAACCCAGCAAGTTAAACAAGAAGCTATATCTGATGGAGAGGTGGATGGCAAAAGTAATGGCAGTTTAGGTAGCAATATTGCATCCCTAGCCGGTGAGACACAGTTGACACCTTTGACTGAAGCAGTAGACTGTGGCCAGTCAGTTCCTGGGAGTGATTTACCCCGTGAGAAAGTCTTCCTTCCATCCAATTTAAAAGAGCGGTATTCAAATGTGGCTGTATATTTTGATGGGAAAAGATTTACTTGTGGCTTTGAAGACTGTGGATCAACGTACAAAAATTCAAAGGGCATGCAAAAACATCTTCGAAGGGCTCATCCTTACCATTTCAAACCTAGGAGGAAGCTAGGTCTGAAAACTACTCAGTACAGTGACAGTCATAATACTGATGGAGATATTAGTCCAGAGCTCATACATCATTCATGTAGAAATACAGACTCTCCAGGCATTATAGATTGTAATACAAGTTCTAATAGCAAAAGCTATTTAAATGAAGAACTGTATCCTTCTTCCCCAGAAACTTCCTATTTTGAAGCTTCAAAAGTGTCCAGTTCAGAAGATGCAATGTTGGAACTTCTCCTGGGCTTGAAGCATTTAAGTTTAAAAAATTCCAGTCATTCTTCCAGATTGTCACAGTCTCTAAACTCTGAAGATGAATCTACCTCAGACTATTTCCCTGAAGAGCAGCAAGGCAAACTACCAAAACAATACCTTACCCAATTGGCAGCCAAGCCATTTTTCTGTGAGCGTCAAGGTTGCACATGTGAATTTGTGACCAGGGAAGCGTTATTGACGCATTATGTTAGAAAACACAATTATTCAAAGGAGACGGTGCTTCAGTTGAACATGTTTCAACATCGGtattccccttttaaatgtcATATTTGCCAAAGATCATTTACGAGAAAAACACATCTTAGAGTCCATTATAGAAACAAACATAAACTTGGCAATATGACAGCAACTCAGAAATTACTTGGTAATGAGAGTTTTGACGATCTGGATGAGAGTGCTGAGGATATACTGAATGATACCATGGGTTCAATGTCTGATTGCTATGCCAATACAGAGGAAGAACTTGATGACCAAGCTAATCTGGCTGAAGAAGAGCAGTGTCATCCAAAGAAAGATGAGCTTAGTTCTGAAACAGATATGGAGTCTAGTGAAGAAGCAGAAAGCTGTGTAACTGGCAAGCAGACGAAACTGTCTGCTCTGGAAAGCCACCGGAAAGGACTAGAagcaagagaggggaggggaagtaaAAGAACAGTTGCCAAAGGAAATTTATGCTACATATTGCATAAATACCACAAGCCGTTCCATTGTATTCATAAAAATTGCAATTCTGCATTTACTAATCAGAAAGGTTTGATTCGGCACTACAGAACGGTGCATCAGTATAACAAAGAGCAGCTCTGCCTAGAAAAAGACAAAGCGAGAACAAAGAGGGAACTTgccaaatgtaaaaaaatatttgtttgcaAATATAAGTCATGCAGCAAACGCTTCTTGTGTTCTAAATCGCTTGCTAAGCATTGCAGTGACTTTCATGGCCTGGAGCATGTAGAGGATTCCAAAGTGCTTTCTGAAACAGAGTCAGTGAGATTTCCTTGTCACCATCCTCAGTGTCCTGCTGCATTTTATTCCTTCCACAAACTGAAGCATCACCTGATGGAAGAGCATGCTAAggaagaggaaataaataaagagattGAAATTCATTGTGACCTTAATGGTTGCAACCGAGTTTTCACAACTTACAGCCGCTATTCTCAACATGTATATTTTCGACACAGTGATTATGATGGGGTCTTGGAAGCTGCCAAAGAAAAACCGGCCCACCTTAAAGATGGACAGGAGCAAAGGTGCTTGAAAGATAAGTGTCTCGGGCATGGAGAGAGCGAGAAAAAGAAACGGATCCATGACAAATCTGATAAGAATaataaaagcaaaggaaagcaGTTATATAACTTCAGAACAAGGGAGGAAGCCCTGCAAATGTGCAGAGACAACTGCAATCAAACACAGTATCCTTGCATGGTTCGGGGGTGTCCCTCTGTAGTAAAACTGGAAAGCAGTATTGTGAGACACTATAAGCGTACCCATCAGATGGCCAGTATTTATATAGAACAACAGTATGAGAAGCTTGTACTATGTGTCGAATGTGGTACTGTGATAAATGACCCCTGCTTGGAAGAAAGTCAGGGTTCAAATAAAGAGGCAAACAGTGACTCTAAGCAGGAAGTTACAGTGCACTCTGCATATCAGCACGAAAATGAAGGGCATCTTGTTCTAAACTCGGACTGCAATCATGATGATAAAAGCAGTAAAAACGGCAGCTCTTGTGGGAGTGACAAGGCCCAGGAGGCTGGTGTCTCTTTGTATACAGGCACTTTAAAACATATCCACAATCCAAAAACCAGGTGTTTTGTAGAATGTAGTCGATTGGAGTCACCTCGGTATAAAACAGACAACTTGCCTGGAAGTGATGGAAGAGAAAATCCCTCCCACTGTGTGAGGTCAGGTGTACAGTTACCAAGGGAGAAAGATGTAAACGACTGGCAGCGTGCATCAGCacagcagaacattaaaaagccccctcccctttctgctACAAAAGATAAAATGCAGAAGCAATCTGCGCCAAAGCCGTTTGATTTAAAGTCCTTCAAACCAATGGGGTTTGAGTCTTCGTTTTTAAAATTCATTCAAGAAAGTGAGGAACGAGATGACGATGATGACTCTGAGGATGAATGGGAGCCGGCTGGCCGATATGAATTGGGTGTGGTGGTACAAAAAGAGAAAGACTTCAAAAGGGATGACACACGGGGCAAGGCTGCATATGAAACTGTCCCGGCAACAGCTGTGTCCAAGAAGAACAGTGGCTCCAGAGCTCATGGGCAGCTGAGAGGGATGCAGCCTCTCTTATCCACGGACTCTCCCTCGATCCCTTCCATTGAAAACCTGAGGGCCATATTGGACAAGGCGTTAACAAAGTGTGGGGACAATGCCTTAAAACAACTTCATTATTTGCGACCAGTAGTTGTTATTGAAAGACGTACGTTATCCTCGCCCCTCATAGACTTTTTCCCAACAAAAAAAACAGATCACCTTTGTGTGGAAAGTTCATAA